Proteins from a genomic interval of Corynebacterium deserti GIMN1.010:
- a CDS encoding metal-dependent transcriptional regulator: MTQQAISHVVEDYLTALFRAEEWDEEPTTGKLAEVIGVTASTVSSTLKKLKVEGFVNYRPYGDIELTASGRDIAVGVIRRRRIIETFLSEKLGLSAHELHGEADLLEHSVSPRVLEKMFQAVGYPQFDPHGDPIPSETGEIHQSEGRVLLDVAPGAAVTVSRVRDGNPSIVRYLTGVGMTVGASIEVVEVLSDIGTLRLRIGDATHDIPLAVANAVRVAC, from the coding sequence TTGACGCAGCAGGCTATTTCACACGTCGTAGAGGACTATCTCACGGCCTTGTTCCGCGCGGAAGAGTGGGATGAGGAACCAACGACAGGCAAGCTGGCGGAAGTTATTGGGGTGACGGCGTCAACGGTGTCGTCGACATTGAAAAAGCTTAAAGTGGAGGGCTTTGTTAACTACCGTCCTTATGGCGATATTGAGTTGACAGCATCCGGGCGAGACATCGCGGTGGGTGTAATTAGGCGCCGCCGAATCATCGAGACGTTTCTTTCAGAGAAACTCGGGCTGAGCGCCCACGAGCTGCACGGCGAAGCTGACCTGCTGGAACACTCTGTGTCCCCGCGCGTTTTGGAGAAAATGTTTCAAGCCGTGGGGTATCCACAATTTGATCCCCACGGCGACCCGATTCCCAGTGAAACAGGCGAAATCCACCAGTCAGAGGGCCGGGTCCTGCTTGATGTCGCGCCGGGTGCTGCGGTGACAGTCTCACGTGTGCGCGACGGCAACCCGTCCATCGTTCGTTACCTCACAGGAGTGGGAATGACCGTGGGTGCCTCGATTGAGGTGGTCGAGGTGCTCAGCGACATCGGCACGCTGCGCTTGCGCATTGGGGATGCTACCCATGACATCCCACTGGCTGTTGCCAACGCGGTGCGCGTGGCCTGTTAA
- a CDS encoding sodium:proton exchanger gives MFPTKSLAACTVLALPAVVFRVAGVEAPPVVVMLVYGTAVVAASFVLAWAAEAVRKDISGALAVALLALVAVLPEYAVDLYYAFVSGSDPAMAQYASANMNGSNRLLLGFGWPLVVLVALYTQRKKVLRLPQDTKRDVAVLLLLTLLSVLIPVSGSIPLAFGVVLIAIFIIHLVVASKAEAEEEPEFVSVAAAVAELDTTTRRITITWMFVISAAVILMAAEPFANSLVAAGSNLGIDSFLLVQWLAPLASEAPEFIVAVLFATRGLGAMAIGTLIASKINQWSLLVGSIPVAHLLGGGSANMALNPRQVEEFTLTITQTLLGVAIIIGLRFHWASAVALCGLFAAQFFVTGTEERLILSAVHVVLAVVVLWINRKHIVPTLQVLKPQKERDVQFEASNAQ, from the coding sequence ATGTTCCCTACAAAATCGCTAGCGGCGTGCACTGTCTTGGCGTTGCCAGCCGTGGTATTTCGGGTGGCAGGTGTAGAAGCACCGCCAGTTGTTGTCATGTTGGTTTACGGCACTGCTGTTGTGGCAGCGTCGTTTGTTCTCGCCTGGGCAGCTGAGGCAGTGCGCAAGGACATTTCCGGTGCGTTGGCTGTCGCCCTGCTTGCGTTAGTCGCGGTGCTTCCCGAATATGCTGTGGACCTGTACTACGCCTTTGTCTCTGGCTCGGATCCTGCCATGGCACAGTACGCATCAGCGAACATGAATGGTTCAAACCGCTTGCTTTTGGGCTTCGGTTGGCCACTGGTTGTGTTGGTGGCGTTGTACACCCAGCGCAAGAAGGTTCTGCGCCTGCCACAAGACACTAAGCGTGATGTTGCTGTGTTGCTGCTGCTCACCCTGTTGTCAGTGCTTATTCCGGTTAGCGGGAGCATTCCGTTGGCGTTCGGCGTCGTGCTCATCGCGATTTTCATCATTCACCTGGTTGTTGCATCCAAGGCAGAAGCAGAGGAAGAACCAGAATTCGTATCCGTCGCAGCTGCAGTGGCGGAGTTGGACACCACGACCCGTCGAATCACAATCACGTGGATGTTCGTCATTTCTGCGGCAGTCATCTTGATGGCAGCAGAACCTTTTGCCAACTCCCTCGTAGCCGCCGGCTCGAACTTGGGCATAGATTCCTTCCTGCTTGTGCAATGGCTTGCACCGCTAGCCTCTGAAGCACCTGAATTTATCGTCGCCGTATTGTTTGCCACCCGGGGTTTAGGTGCAATGGCGATTGGCACTTTGATCGCCTCAAAGATCAACCAGTGGTCGCTGCTGGTTGGATCCATTCCGGTGGCACACCTGCTGGGTGGTGGATCAGCAAACATGGCCCTTAATCCCCGCCAAGTGGAAGAATTCACATTGACGATTACCCAGACCCTTTTGGGCGTGGCCATCATCATTGGGCTTCGCTTCCACTGGGCTTCTGCCGTGGCACTGTGTGGATTGTTCGCCGCTCAGTTCTTTGTCACCGGCACCGAAGAGCGCCTTATCCTCAGCGCGGTGCATGTGGTGCTGGCGGTGGTTGTCTTGTGGATCAACCGCAAGCACATCGTGCCTACGCTTCAAGTTCTGAAACCTCAAAAAGAGAGAGATGTACAATTTGAGGCTAGCAACGCACAATAA
- the nrdE gene encoding class 1b ribonucleoside-diphosphate reductase subunit alpha: MDFHALNALLNLYDDNGMIQFDKDREAANQYFLQHVNQNTVFFHNLKEKLDYLVSNNYYDPIVLDKYDFEFIKTLFKRAYAFKFRFQSFLGAYKYYTSYTLKTFDGRRYLERFEDRVCMVALTLADGDRPLAENLVDEIMSGRFQPATPTFLNSGKAQRGEPVSCFLLRIEDNMESIGRSINSALQLSKRGGGVALLLSNLRESGAPIKKIENQSSGVIPVMKLLEDAFSYANQLGARQGAGAVYLNAHHPDILSFLDTKRENADEKIRIKTLSLGVVIPDITFELAKRNDDMYLFSPYDVERIYGKPFADVSITEHYDEMVDDDRIRKTKINARQFFQTLAEIQFESGYPYIMYEDTVNAANPIEGRITHSNLCSEILQVSTPSTFNDDLSYAEVGEDISCNLGSLNVAMAMDSPNFEKTIETAIRGLTAVSEQTSIDSVPSIRKGNNAAHAIGLGQMNLHGYFGREHMYYGSEEALDFTNVYFAAVLYQALRASNKIARERGERFANFENSKYATGEYFDGFDANDFAPKTDKVKELFANSSVTVPTVEDWAALKAAVQEYGLFNRNLQAVPPTGSISYINNSTSSIHPIASKIEIRKEGKIGRVYYPAPHMNNDNLEYFEDAYEIGYEKIIDTYAVATKYVDQGLSLTLFFKDTATTRDINRAQIYAWRKGIKTLYYIRLRQVALEGTEVDGCVSCML, translated from the coding sequence ATGGACTTCCACGCCCTCAACGCACTGCTCAACCTTTATGATGACAACGGCATGATCCAGTTTGATAAGGATCGTGAAGCAGCAAACCAGTACTTCCTGCAGCACGTTAACCAGAACACCGTCTTCTTTCACAACCTGAAGGAAAAACTGGATTACCTGGTTAGCAATAACTACTACGATCCCATCGTTTTAGATAAGTACGACTTCGAGTTCATCAAGACTCTATTCAAGCGCGCCTACGCATTTAAGTTCCGCTTCCAGTCCTTCCTGGGTGCATACAAGTACTACACCTCGTACACCCTGAAGACCTTCGACGGTCGTCGCTACCTTGAGCGCTTCGAAGACCGCGTGTGCATGGTTGCCCTGACCTTGGCTGACGGCGATCGCCCACTGGCAGAAAACCTTGTGGACGAAATCATGTCCGGCCGTTTCCAGCCAGCAACCCCAACCTTCCTCAACTCCGGTAAGGCACAACGCGGCGAGCCCGTATCCTGCTTCCTGCTGCGTATTGAAGACAATATGGAATCCATTGGTCGTTCCATCAACTCCGCACTGCAGCTGTCCAAGCGCGGTGGCGGTGTGGCTCTGTTGCTGTCCAACCTTCGTGAGTCTGGCGCACCAATTAAGAAGATTGAAAACCAGTCCTCAGGTGTCATCCCAGTGATGAAGCTTCTGGAAGACGCATTTTCCTACGCAAACCAGCTCGGTGCTCGTCAAGGCGCAGGTGCTGTATACCTCAACGCTCACCACCCAGACATTTTGTCCTTCCTGGACACCAAGCGTGAAAACGCCGATGAGAAGATCCGCATCAAGACCCTCTCCCTCGGCGTGGTCATCCCAGACATCACCTTTGAGCTGGCAAAGCGTAACGACGACATGTACTTGTTCTCTCCATACGACGTCGAGCGCATCTATGGCAAACCTTTCGCTGATGTTTCTATCACCGAGCATTACGACGAAATGGTCGATGACGATCGCATCCGTAAGACCAAGATCAACGCACGTCAGTTCTTCCAGACCTTGGCAGAAATCCAGTTCGAGTCCGGTTACCCATACATCATGTATGAAGACACCGTAAATGCAGCCAATCCCATCGAAGGCCGCATCACCCACTCCAACCTGTGCTCTGAAATCCTTCAGGTCTCCACCCCATCCACCTTCAACGATGATCTGTCGTACGCAGAGGTCGGCGAGGACATCTCCTGCAACCTGGGCTCCCTCAACGTTGCAATGGCAATGGATTCCCCTAACTTTGAGAAAACCATCGAAACCGCAATCCGTGGTTTGACGGCTGTTTCTGAGCAGACCAGCATTGATTCCGTCCCATCGATCCGCAAGGGCAACAACGCAGCTCACGCAATCGGCTTGGGTCAGATGAACCTGCACGGCTACTTCGGTCGCGAGCACATGTACTACGGCTCCGAAGAAGCACTCGACTTCACCAACGTGTACTTCGCAGCTGTGCTCTACCAGGCACTTCGCGCATCCAACAAGATTGCACGCGAACGCGGTGAGCGCTTTGCGAACTTCGAGAACTCCAAGTACGCTACCGGCGAGTACTTCGATGGCTTCGATGCCAATGACTTCGCGCCAAAGACCGACAAGGTCAAGGAGCTGTTCGCTAACTCCAGCGTTACCGTTCCAACCGTTGAGGATTGGGCTGCTTTGAAGGCTGCAGTGCAGGAGTACGGTTTGTTCAACCGTAACCTGCAGGCTGTTCCACCAACCGGCTCGATCTCCTACATCAACAATTCCACCTCTTCGATTCACCCAATCGCATCCAAGATTGAGATCCGTAAAGAGGGCAAGATTGGTCGTGTGTACTACCCAGCTCCACACATGAACAACGACAACTTGGAGTACTTCGAAGACGCCTACGAAATTGGCTACGAGAAGATCATCGATACCTACGCAGTTGCCACCAAGTACGTTGATCAGGGCCTGTCTTTGACCTTGTTCTTCAAGGACACCGCCACCACTCGTGACATCAACCGCGCACAGATTTACGCATGGCGCAAGGGCATTAAGACCTTGTACTACATCCGTCTGCGCCAGGTCGCGCTAGAAGGCACTGAGGTTGACGGTTGCGTCAGCTGCATGCTTTAA
- the nrdI gene encoding class Ib ribonucleoside-diphosphate reductase assembly flavoprotein NrdI has protein sequence MLIVYFSSATNNTHRFVQKLDFPNVRIPLTKAEEPLEINEPYVLVTPTYGGGVSITGENSRPVPPQVIRFLNDEHNRSFIRAVVAGGNSNFGSDFGLAGDIISKKCKVPYVYRFELMGNEEDVEILRGGLLHNAQTLGLEPHEPVATL, from the coding sequence ATGCTCATCGTGTATTTTTCCTCGGCCACCAACAACACGCATCGTTTCGTGCAAAAGCTTGATTTCCCCAATGTGCGAATCCCGCTCACCAAGGCAGAGGAACCACTAGAAATCAACGAGCCTTATGTGTTGGTCACTCCGACCTACGGTGGCGGAGTATCAATTACTGGCGAAAACTCGCGACCAGTTCCACCACAAGTCATCAGATTTCTCAATGACGAGCACAACCGAAGCTTTATCAGGGCAGTCGTTGCTGGTGGAAACTCTAACTTTGGCTCAGACTTCGGACTAGCCGGCGACATCATTTCAAAAAAATGTAAAGTGCCCTATGTCTACCGATTTGAGTTGATGGGAAATGAGGAAGACGTAGAAATCCTTCGCGGAGGACTTTTACACAACGCTCAGACTCTCGGCCTAGAACCGCACGAACCAGTGGCCACACTGTAG
- the nrdH gene encoding glutaredoxin-like protein NrdH yields MAITVYTKPACVQCNATKKALDRAGLEYDLVDISLDDEAREYVLALGYLQAPVVVADGAHWSGFRPERIREMAAAVA; encoded by the coding sequence ATGGCAATCACCGTCTACACCAAGCCAGCTTGCGTACAGTGCAACGCCACCAAGAAGGCTCTCGACCGCGCAGGTCTTGAGTACGACCTCGTAGATATCAGCCTCGATGATGAGGCACGCGAGTACGTTCTCGCACTCGGTTACCTACAGGCTCCAGTTGTCGTCGCGGACGGAGCACACTGGTCCGGATTCCGCCCAGAGCGCATCCGCGAGATGGCCGCCGCTGTCGCTTAA
- the ykgO gene encoding type B 50S ribosomal protein L36, which produces MKVRNSLRSLKNKPGAQVVRRRGKVYVINKKEPRFKARQG; this is translated from the coding sequence ATGAAGGTACGCAATTCCCTTCGGTCGCTGAAGAACAAGCCGGGCGCCCAGGTCGTGCGTCGCCGTGGCAAAGTCTACGTGATCAATAAGAAGGAGCCACGTTTCAAGGCTCGCCAGGGTTAA
- the nadE gene encoding ammonia-dependent NAD(+) synthetase — MTNTQSEIVKELFVHPEIDIKAEVEARVQFLVDYLRVSGAKGFVLGISGGQDSTLAGRLAQLAVEKIRAEDGSEHTFYAVRLPYGIQADEDDAQVALGFINPDKSLTVNIKEAADATDATVAAALGIEELTDFNRGNIKARQRMVAQYAIAGQHGLLVIGTDHAAENVTGFFTKFGDGAADLLPLYGLNKRQGAALLQHLGAPSSTWMKVPTADLEENRPSLPDEEALGVTYVEIDDYLENKSTVSAQAQSRIEHLWNVGQHKRHLPATPQDTWWRK; from the coding sequence ATGACAAATACGCAATCAGAGATCGTGAAAGAACTTTTTGTCCATCCTGAAATCGATATCAAAGCTGAAGTCGAGGCTCGTGTTCAGTTTTTGGTAGATTACCTCCGTGTTTCCGGAGCCAAGGGCTTTGTTCTTGGTATCTCTGGCGGCCAGGATTCTACCTTGGCAGGACGTCTGGCTCAGCTGGCTGTGGAGAAGATCCGTGCAGAAGACGGCAGCGAGCACACCTTCTATGCGGTTCGACTCCCCTATGGCATTCAGGCTGATGAGGATGACGCACAGGTAGCGCTTGGATTCATCAATCCGGACAAGTCCTTGACTGTCAATATCAAGGAAGCAGCGGATGCAACTGATGCGACGGTTGCTGCAGCACTGGGAATTGAGGAACTGACAGACTTTAACCGGGGCAACATTAAGGCTCGTCAGCGCATGGTAGCGCAGTACGCCATCGCGGGACAGCATGGATTGTTGGTCATTGGTACGGATCACGCGGCGGAAAATGTCACGGGGTTCTTCACCAAGTTTGGTGATGGTGCAGCAGATCTGTTGCCGCTGTACGGCCTGAACAAGCGCCAGGGAGCGGCACTGCTCCAGCACCTTGGTGCACCATCGAGCACGTGGATGAAGGTTCCAACCGCCGATCTAGAGGAGAACCGTCCATCGTTGCCTGATGAGGAGGCGTTGGGTGTCACCTACGTTGAGATCGATGACTACTTAGAGAACAAGTCCACTGTTAGTGCGCAGGCGCAGAGTCGCATTGAGCACTTGTGGAACGTGGGCCAGCACAAGCGCCACCTGCCTGCAACCCCGCAGGACACCTGGTGGCGTAAGTAG
- a CDS encoding pyridoxamine 5'-phosphate oxidase family protein — protein MENPVSILNDQEALERLQSISLGRVVVRRSDDMDIFPVNYVVDEGNIYIRTAEGNKLFSINLNHDVLFEADEVKDGAAWSVVIKGNAEIVKNLDEIAHADTLELKPWIPTLKYNYVRIVPTSISGRAFQLGEEPERY, from the coding sequence ATGGAAAACCCAGTCAGCATCCTCAATGATCAAGAAGCCCTCGAGCGTCTGCAGAGCATTTCACTTGGTCGTGTGGTTGTGCGTCGCAGCGATGACATGGATATTTTCCCCGTCAACTATGTTGTCGACGAGGGAAACATCTACATCCGCACCGCTGAGGGCAACAAGCTGTTCAGCATCAACCTCAACCATGACGTGTTGTTTGAGGCCGATGAGGTCAAAGATGGCGCTGCCTGGTCTGTGGTGATCAAGGGAAACGCGGAGATTGTCAAGAACCTCGACGAGATCGCCCATGCTGACACCCTGGAGCTTAAGCCATGGATTCCTACGCTTAAGTACAACTACGTGCGCATCGTCCCCACCTCGATCAGTGGTCGCGCATTCCAGCTAGGCGAAGAGCCAGAGCGCTACTAA
- a CDS encoding MDR family oxidoreductase yields MTPAQSFSDGPIRSIVLRKDEDGNISTSYEDTSVDPSFLGEGDVLIEVGWSSLNYKDAMALEGNPGVVRTWPLIPGIDAVGTVIHSSDPRFGRGDEVVLNGTGLGENRHGGYTQRLSVPAESLLHIPFNFSAQQVGALGTAGLTAALSVNALVDQGVKPEDGQVLVTGSTGGVGSIALHLLNKLGYETVAVTGRREAYAEYLTALGASDIIDRAELGGQGKPLQKGRWAGVVDSVGSHTLVNAIAQTKPNGVVTACGMAQGPDLPGTVLPFILRGVQLLGINSVEASRELRRRAWALLSEHLDTSVLDDMTTVVELADVASAGADLMSGKLHGRTAVRVH; encoded by the coding sequence ATGACTCCAGCACAATCATTTTCAGACGGCCCCATCCGAAGCATTGTTCTGCGCAAGGACGAGGATGGAAACATCAGCACCTCGTATGAGGATACCTCAGTAGATCCATCCTTCCTTGGGGAAGGAGATGTCCTCATTGAGGTTGGGTGGTCCAGCCTGAATTACAAAGATGCCATGGCCTTGGAGGGAAACCCTGGTGTGGTGCGCACCTGGCCGCTGATTCCTGGAATTGATGCCGTGGGCACGGTCATTCACAGCTCGGACCCACGCTTTGGTCGTGGCGACGAAGTGGTTCTCAACGGTACGGGACTGGGCGAAAATCGGCATGGTGGATACACCCAGCGCTTGTCTGTGCCAGCTGAATCACTGCTCCACATTCCGTTTAACTTCTCCGCGCAGCAGGTCGGCGCGCTGGGCACTGCGGGTCTGACGGCTGCGCTGTCGGTCAATGCATTGGTGGATCAGGGAGTAAAGCCTGAGGATGGCCAAGTGTTGGTCACTGGTTCTACTGGTGGAGTGGGATCCATTGCGCTGCACCTGTTGAATAAATTGGGGTATGAGACGGTGGCGGTAACGGGGCGTCGAGAAGCGTACGCCGAATACCTGACCGCCTTGGGTGCCAGTGACATCATTGATCGCGCGGAGCTGGGTGGTCAGGGCAAGCCTTTGCAGAAGGGGCGATGGGCGGGTGTAGTGGATTCAGTGGGATCCCACACACTTGTCAATGCGATTGCCCAGACCAAACCTAATGGTGTGGTGACTGCGTGTGGCATGGCGCAGGGGCCGGATCTGCCGGGTACGGTACTGCCTTTCATTCTGCGCGGCGTGCAACTGCTGGGCATTAACTCGGTGGAAGCCTCCCGTGAGCTGCGACGACGTGCATGGGCACTGTTGTCTGAGCATCTCGATACCTCGGTGTTGGATGACATGACCACGGTTGTTGAGCTTGCCGATGTGGCTTCGGCGGGTGCTGATTTGATGAGCGGAAAACTCCACGGACGCACGGCAGTGAGAGTTCATTAA
- a CDS encoding DsbA family protein, with the protein MSNKVQNPNQGGSKNFLWALVAIVVVAIIVVAFIVVQGQGAKAAKLGDREFQDTSMTIEVGSDSITLASPNASADAKTVQLYEDFSCHYCAQLAQNTDADMKAEIEAGNLIVELKPLNFLDQQNIDGHSTHALAAALAVADANDPALYWNFRSFLLEDQDELVNQWSDDDFADGVEALGADASVVDAIRNGDNIQRAFDIGTANGEYLTTNTGSLSSPRVLQNGQDVDVADINQWIPAVLGS; encoded by the coding sequence GTGAGCAATAAAGTTCAGAACCCGAACCAAGGCGGAAGCAAGAACTTCCTCTGGGCACTGGTCGCGATCGTCGTCGTGGCAATCATCGTCGTCGCATTCATCGTCGTTCAGGGCCAAGGCGCTAAGGCAGCAAAACTCGGCGATCGTGAATTCCAAGACACCTCCATGACCATCGAAGTAGGCTCCGACTCCATCACCCTGGCATCCCCCAATGCCTCCGCTGATGCAAAGACAGTCCAGCTCTATGAAGACTTCTCCTGCCACTACTGTGCACAGCTTGCTCAGAATACCGACGCTGACATGAAGGCAGAAATCGAAGCCGGCAACCTCATCGTTGAGCTCAAGCCTCTGAACTTCCTCGATCAGCAAAACATCGATGGACACTCCACCCACGCTCTTGCAGCAGCCCTCGCCGTTGCAGACGCTAACGACCCAGCCCTGTACTGGAACTTCCGCTCCTTCCTCCTCGAGGACCAGGACGAATTGGTCAACCAGTGGTCTGATGATGACTTTGCAGACGGGGTTGAAGCACTGGGTGCAGACGCCTCCGTTGTTGACGCCATCCGCAACGGTGACAACATTCAGCGCGCATTCGACATCGGAACCGCAAACGGCGAGTACCTGACCACCAACACCGGTAGCCTGTCCTCCCCACGCGTCCTTCAGAACGGCCAGGACGTCGACGTGGCAGACATCAACCAGTGGATCCCAGCAGTGCTTGGATCCTAA
- the pgm gene encoding phosphoglucomutase (alpha-D-glucose-1,6-bisphosphate-dependent) produces the protein MAHERAGQLAQPEDLIDVAELVTAYFTRKPDVNNPDQQVAFGTSGHRGSALDSAFNEDHILATTQAIVDFRNQQGANWVGPLFIGRDTHALSEPAMISALEVLIANGVEVLVDAAGRYTPTPAVSHAILRYNADVTYGAAGPSHPLADGIVITPSHNPPRDGGFKYNPANGGPADTDATDWIANRANELLRGELKDVKRIDVSGVLDERTTPYDFKGIYIADLPNVVNIDAIREAGVRIGADPMGGASVDYWGAIAETHGLNLTVVNPYVDSTFRFMTLDTDGKIRMDCSSPHAMASLIDNRSKFDVATGNDADADRHGIVTPDAGLMNPNHYLAVAIEYLFANRPGWSTDTAVGKTLVSSSMIDRVVATLGRTLVEVPVGFKWFVPGLISGEIGFGGEESAGASFLRMDGTTWSTDKDGIILDLLAAEIIAVTGKTPSQRYAELAAEFGAPAYARTDAEANREQKATLKALSPEQVTATELAGEPITAKLTEAPGNGAAIGGLKVTTENAWFAARPSGTEDKYKIYAESFKGADHLAQVQKEAQALVSDVLGQ, from the coding sequence ATGGCACATGAGCGCGCCGGGCAGCTTGCCCAACCAGAAGATTTGATCGACGTTGCGGAACTGGTTACCGCATATTTCACACGCAAGCCAGACGTGAACAACCCTGACCAGCAGGTGGCGTTTGGCACCTCCGGCCACCGCGGTTCAGCGCTGGACAGCGCGTTCAACGAAGATCACATTCTGGCAACTACGCAGGCCATTGTGGATTTCCGCAACCAGCAGGGCGCAAACTGGGTCGGCCCGCTGTTTATCGGCCGTGACACCCACGCGCTGTCTGAGCCAGCGATGATCAGTGCGCTTGAGGTGCTCATTGCTAACGGCGTGGAAGTGCTTGTCGACGCCGCCGGCCGCTACACCCCAACCCCGGCCGTCTCCCACGCGATTTTGCGCTACAACGCCGACGTCACGTACGGCGCTGCGGGCCCAAGCCACCCGCTTGCCGACGGCATCGTGATCACCCCCTCCCATAACCCACCTCGCGATGGCGGATTCAAGTACAACCCAGCAAATGGTGGCCCTGCTGACACCGATGCCACTGATTGGATCGCCAACCGGGCCAACGAGCTGCTGCGTGGCGAGCTGAAAGACGTGAAGCGCATTGACGTGTCTGGTGTCCTTGACGAGCGCACCACCCCCTATGACTTCAAGGGAATTTACATCGCTGACCTGCCTAACGTTGTTAACATCGACGCCATCCGCGAAGCCGGTGTGCGCATTGGTGCAGACCCCATGGGTGGGGCATCCGTGGATTACTGGGGTGCCATCGCCGAAACCCACGGCCTCAACCTCACCGTGGTCAACCCTTATGTGGATTCCACCTTCCGCTTCATGACGTTGGATACCGATGGCAAGATCCGTATGGACTGCTCCAGCCCACACGCAATGGCCTCGCTCATTGATAACCGTTCCAAATTCGATGTGGCCACCGGCAACGATGCGGACGCCGACCGCCACGGCATCGTCACCCCTGACGCCGGCCTGATGAACCCCAACCACTACCTCGCCGTGGCCATCGAATACCTCTTTGCCAACCGCCCAGGCTGGTCCACAGACACTGCCGTGGGCAAGACCTTGGTGAGCTCCTCCATGATCGACCGCGTGGTAGCCACGTTGGGCCGCACCCTCGTTGAAGTTCCCGTCGGCTTCAAGTGGTTTGTTCCCGGCCTGATCTCTGGCGAAATCGGCTTTGGTGGTGAAGAATCCGCAGGCGCCTCCTTCCTCCGCATGGATGGAACGACCTGGTCCACCGACAAGGACGGCATCATCTTGGACCTGCTTGCCGCAGAGATCATTGCTGTAACCGGCAAGACCCCATCCCAGCGCTACGCAGAACTCGCCGCAGAATTCGGTGCCCCTGCCTACGCTCGCACCGATGCAGAAGCCAATCGTGAGCAAAAAGCCACCCTTAAGGCACTGTCTCCTGAACAAGTCACTGCAACTGAGCTGGCTGGCGAGCCCATCACCGCGAAACTCACCGAAGCCCCCGGTAACGGCGCAGCCATCGGTGGCCTGAAAGTCACCACCGAAAACGCATGGTTTGCAGCTCGACCATCCGGCACCGAAGACAAGTACAAGATCTACGCGGAGTCCTTCAAGGGCGCAGACCACTTGGCTCAGGTGCAGAAAGAAGCGCAGGCACTCGTCAGTGATGTGCTTGGTCAGTAA